In the genome of Pseudorca crassidens isolate mPseCra1 chromosome 12, mPseCra1.hap1, whole genome shotgun sequence, one region contains:
- the MC2R gene encoding adrenocorticotropic hormone receptor: MKHIINLYESFNSTARNNSDCPPVVLPEEIFFTISIVGVLENLMVLLTVIKNKNLQSPMYFFICSLAISDMLGSLYKILENILIMFRNMGYLEPQGSFETTADDVVDSLFILSLLGSICSLSVIAADRYITIFHALRYHRIVTPRRALVVLMVIWTCCMGCGITIVTFSHHVPTVIAFTALFPLMLAFILCLYLHMFLLARSHARRTSTLPRANMRGAVTLTVLLGVFIFCWAPFVLHVLLMTFCPADPYCACYMSLFQVNGVLIMCNAVIDPFIYAFRSPELRDAFKKMTFCNRYQ; this comes from the coding sequence ATGAAACACATTATCAACCTGTATGAAAGCTTCAACAGTACAGCAAGAAATAATTCAGACTGTCCTCCTGTGGTTTTGCCAGAAGAGATATTTTTCACGATATCCATTGTTGGGGTTTTGGAGAATCTGATGGTCCTTCTGACTGTGATCAAGAATAAGAATCTTCAGTCACCCATGTACTTTTTCATCTGCAGCTTGGCTATTTCCGATATGCTGGGCAGCCTGTACAAGATCTTGGAAAACATCCTGATCATGTTCAGAAACATGGGTTACCTCGAGCCTCAAGGCAGTTTTGAAACCACAGCAGACGACGTGGTGGACTCCCTGTTCATCCTCTCCCTCCTTGGCTCAATTTGCAGCCTGTCTGTGATCGCCGCTGACCGCTACATCACAATCTTCCACGCTCTGAGGTACCACCGCATCGTGACCCCGCGCCGTGCCCTTGTCGTCCTGATGGTCATCTGGACGTGCTGCATGGGCTGCGGCATCACCATCGTGACCTTTTCCCATCATGTCCCCACGGTGATCGCCTTCACAGCGTTGTTCCCGCTGATGCTGGCCTTCATCCtgtgcctctacctgcacatgtTCCTGCTGGCACGCTCCCACGCCAGGAGGACCTCCACGCTTCCCAGAGCCAACATGAGAGGGGCTGTCACACTGACTGTTCTGCTTGGGGTCTTCATTTTCTGTTGGGCGCCCTTTGTCCTTCATGTCCTCTTGATGACATTTTGCCCAGCTGACCCCTACTGTGCCTGCTACATGTCCCTCTTCCAGGTGAACGGTGTGTTGATTATGTGTAACGCCGTCATTGACCCCTTCATATATGCTTTCCGGAGCCCAGAGCTCAGGGACGCATTCAAAAAGATGACCTTCTGCAACAGGTACCAGTAG